From the Lactuca sativa cultivar Salinas chromosome 9, Lsat_Salinas_v11, whole genome shotgun sequence genome, the window TTCTTGTGTTGTTAAGTACCTCAAACTCCTCACAATTCGCCTATATTTGACAAAATTGAATGGTTCCATGTCTTTGTATTTATTGAGTTTCAGATTCATATCCATAGGATAAATCATTAGGTTGCAATCTTTAATTCCAAACTCCTCAAAATTCCTCGTAGCATAAGTTGATTGTTTTTAGACACTCCAACATAATTGACAAACCTTTTTAATTTAGGTATAGATGTCTCAATCATACGAACATCTTTTCAACATAATATTCTATAAGTTTTTATCCAATAGAATATAGTGCATGCATCCAAGGCTTGAAGTAACCCATAAAAAGCTTTAGAAATTTTGTAGACTTTATATTTCATTCCTTTAACAATAAAACCTTTAGGTTGCAATATGCATGCTTTTTTCATTTAGGTCACTATTTAGAAATGTGGTCTTTATGTGTAAATGGTCTATATCCCAAGTCCATTAGACCATTAATGCAAGAAAAAGATGTATTATATAGATTCGAGCTAACGATGCGAATACTTTCTCAAAATCGATACCTTGTTTTTGCAAGGAACCCCTTGCAACGAGAGAAGTCGTATACTTGGTTATTGTTCCTAAGGCATCAGTTTTATCCTTAAATACCCAATCTAATCCGACAAGTTTGTCACCAGAATAGATTAACAAGCTTCAAAGTGTGATTCCATTGAATTTCATGAAGTTCGGTTTTTCTCCATTCTTCattagttgatttttttttttgtaatttaaagGTTGTTCGAAGTCAATAAGAAGCAATTCTCCATGTCTAAAATCAGTAGATCTGCTCTTCCATAGATATCGATAAACGTATGATAACCAATTATCGGTCAATGTATGATAACCAACTAGTCCAGGCCGGCTAGAAGAGGTTATCAATTCAACCGAAAATGGGTTTTTGGGATTTTTTATAAGAATGGACATTGCATTTTTAGGGGCTGTTTTAGGTTGGATTTGGTATTGTTTTGGAGCTTTTTTTTATCTTAGGTGGTAACTTTTGGGGTTTGTTATTGTTTAGCTATGAAAACGATGTTGTTTCTAGGTTGTTTTGGCTTAAAGGGTTGTTTTGGCAGAAAACAAAGTTGTTTCATGGTTATTCAGGATGAAAACAAGGTTATTTTAGGGTTGGTTTGGTACTAACGGCTTGTTCCTGAGTTCTACTTAAGAATGGATATGGATGTATACAGAGGGAAAGTGAGGGATGTCGAAGGAAAATcatgttcccgagtttcattaatggaaggaaagtaagggaaatgaaaatttttaagttttattttctttttcctcctaactcgggaacacaaaaattaaattttccttttatttcctTCGAACTCGGGAACATGGAATAAAGAAAATTTTCCTTCCCTTTTCTTTCTTTCGATTAatattttctttccttttccttttctgaAAAAAACTCGGGAACAAGACATAAACGACTGCTGTGACACCATAATTTTTGGCTGAAAAAGCAACCCATGTTTCCATCCAAATCCATCTTTGTTTTTCGACAAACATTATGTATCGTCTTACCCGTACCTTCTTCTTTTGTGGTTGGAAAAAACGAAGTCCTTTTGTACTTCTTCAGCCCTAAGATAGATCATATTCCCACTTCGATCATACAACTTCTTTTGACGCAAACCTAAAATTTTAATATGTGCCAAACAACCAAAAAATTTGAAGAATGAAAATTTGGCTTCTGACTGGTCAAAGCCTTGTACGATGTGACATCGGGAAGATCCATGTTGGGTAATCTTGTTGGGTAGATTAGGTTATGTTAATGGTTCCCACGTTAATTAGTATTTTAACTAGATTTATTTTGTTGTTGAATTGGTCATATGTTGACCAAGTTAGAAAGAGAATAATGGGGCTTAGAGCATCTCGAACCCACTCTCATTCTTTATTTTTTCCCCCATTTTTTTCCCACATTCTTCTCCATCCCTCCCCCATTTATTCCCCCATTTTGGGGGATATGAATAGTATTACAGCAAATAtggtgttatactattcatttctCCCAAAATGATGATGAACTTTGTGTTGTCGGTTTTAGTCCCtctgtttatatatttatatatttctaGTTCATTTTTacctactaattataatttaaatataatattttgttatatattaaattatattaattaattataaatataaactttgtttttTGCTCATCAGattcatataaaaatttaaatacatattgaaattttaaaaaacgataacgtatttttcaaaaacttATCATTAAAAGTGTGTATgtctaatatttatataaatgtatgtataatatttttttaaaagtattatgtgtaatattttttataaatgtatgtatattatttatttataagtttattataaatataattttttgtatttaatattaatgtaatgaaaaaaatatagattatatatttgttaaaactaaattaGTAGAATGTGTGTTTGACAATCTATATAAGTTGGAATAATAGAATATACTAGAAATATACTTTTTGAAGGTAAAAATTAGGTAAAAAATAGATTACGGTTGGAGATAAAATACTATTTGCCccatttttttggaaaaaaatgaaTATGGGTTGGAGATGCTCTTACTTGCCCCCTTCATAGGAAGCACATGCACATAGTATTTATGTTTATATAAATAGGTTAGTTTATCATTTGTTTTTGTTGTGAACTTGTGATTAGCTTTCCTTCTTGAAAGTAATATAGCAAGTGACCCAATAACTTGTCCATATTTCCTGGTTGCTGTGTAAAACTCATGAGAGTCGATGGTTGCAAGTTTGCAAGTGGGTTTAAGGGAAGGGCTGATCTGCAAGTGGGATTACCTACATCTTCGAAGCCCATGCCACATAATTAGACTTTGTAAGGATCGGGTAATATAAGGTGGCACTCCCTTATTCTCCAATCCTTTGTGCTTCTCCATCTGCCTTCGAACAATTTGATCCTGCCATTGTTGTTTTTGGCATATACTTGGATATACACAAAACAGAGCTCTAATACTACGTGTTGTATTAAACTGACTGTAATATATTGCGTTTTATTATATAGGTTATGTAAATAAATCAAAGGCTTTCGTGTGGCTGAGAACTTCTGTCGAGAGATCTAAGAGAGAAAgatatattataatttttaaaggCCAAACTACTTCTACTGTCgagagatctaagagaaagaTATAGTATACTTTTTAAAAGCCAAAAgtacttctattgaattgaataATATTGGGAAAACTCGTTAACCTAGATAAGTGTAATGACAATACTTAATTGTGCTTAAAACTGATTGTCAAGGTCGCGACTACTTAGATTTATAGGGGATGATTaaggaagaagaaaagagaaacaAACACCAGCTGAATAGATACCTGAAGACCATAAAAGAATAGTCTTTCCAATAGAAATCAACCGAATTGTGTGGAGGTGTCGATTGTGAGCCTTTCCTGGGGAAATAAATCCTTATCCTTGCTTGTTCTCCAAAATCTGAATATCTCACTTCACGCATAGTAAGCGGTGTTATTTTGCCAACAGTGTACCTGTAATCAATTAAGTCATATACACAACACATGAGTTTGGAACCAACAAGAACGTAGAGCTACATTATAAAATCAAATGTTAAACCAAGGGGAAGGACCTCTCTTGTACACAACAAGGAGAAAGATTTTCATGTTATCTCATTCAACGTTAACAAGCAAAAAGCAACAGTCATATAAGGCTTACATGACACTAAAGAAAACTGACCACTACCCCACAAAATTAAGCATCTAAAATAAAACTGCTTCCCACTACCTTGAAGAAAAGGTACATAAAATAAACAAGGGGTAAAACTGTAAAGAAGGAAATATGCATGGCAAACTCATGCATGACTGAGAAGTTAGATGTACTAGGGTGTTGTAAGTCAATATATATATCAAATTGAGCTGAAACTGAGAAGAAATGTAATGATCAAAAAAAGTTGTACCTACAAATTTTCAGATGATAATTGGTTTGAAAGATAGATATAAACATCTGCTTCTATATTGTAAGATAGTGATCGCATAAAGATCAATGATCAAAAAACGGCCAAATTAATACGTAGCTAGACATAAGGAATCATTTTCTTGTACATCACGTGGTGGGGCATTAATTTGTTTTTTGCAACTGTGCACATGGATTGGGGTCGATCATGGGCAAGAGACAAATGGACCCAAAGCTAGATTTAGATGGGTCATAGAGGGTAGGGGGTGGGTTCAAATGTTCAATACTAGTAAATGAACATGAAAATTAAGTATAAGACAAAACTCAGATTTAGAGTATTCATTATTTACCTGATTCCTAGTTGTAGATTAAGCATCATATAGTTGCTCTTACGGGATTCAAAAATATCCAAAGTTGACttccttttcatttcctccataaGAAATATTCGCTGTTGTTCCTTTTTGCTTAAAACCTTTGCATTATTTTTAGTTCTTTCTTTCACCAAAACTCCTTGTATGTATTCCCTTTCCCAAACTACATTGCTACTATTATAATCATCTACACTTTCACCTTCATCAAGGTTATGAGATAATAACTCGGTACTATTAAACGCAGAGGACTCCATAGAAGAAACTCCGACAGAAATTTTCTTGTTTGATATTCGACCCATGTCTCTAAATAATCCTTTAATAGGTTTTTTTATAGATATACTCCGAACTATACTATGAGGTTTTGAAGCTTTCTTTTTTCCTAATCTTCCAGAAGATGAACTCCTAATACTTATTGCAGGATAAAACATACCCAATCCATCCTTGAGGCCATTGGTCCACGTCCCAAAATAATAATTACCATCTACAAACCTATAAACCCCTGTCCCATGTCTATACCCTTTTGACCAATTACCATCAAACAGATCACCATTCAGCCATTTCATCACCCCTCTACCACACATCAATCCACCTTTCCAACTTCCCATATACATGTCGCCATTACACCAAGTGTATTTACCACTACCTTCATGAACACCCTCTCTCCATGAACCATCGTAAACATCTGAATTACTATACTGCTTTCTTCCAAACCCATGCTGAATGTTCAACCTCCATGAGCCTATGTATGTTGACCCATCTGGATTTGTCAATGTCCCAAATCCATGTAAGTAGCCTCCATAGAAATTACCTTCATAACTTGCTCCAGATGACCATGTGATCCTTCCATCTCCTGCCATTTTTCCTTCTTCCCAACAACCCTCATAAACTGTTCCATTTTTCCATTTGTATGTACCCCTGCCATGTGGGATCATTCCCTTGACATTACCAGAGTAGACATCTTCTTCTTTTAGAACAATCTCCAAATTACTCATCCTGAAACAATGAGTAATACACACATAACAAGAACATCGTCAGGTTTTGAAAAGAAAATTAATTTGGCATTTAAGAACGCATGCAAATTGTAATTAATCTTTGACTTTTGTTCTACTTACGTGCAAGCTGTAAGCTTTGACTTTTTAAGAATGCATGCAAGTTGTTCTGAAAAAATTTATGAAGGATGCGATTATTTTGAATACTTGCAAAGAGCCCCATGAATTTGAAAACCATccttgtttttttattatttacctCCATCTTATATGCCATATGTTAATTAATCTTTGACTTTTGCTGTTTTGAACATACAAAGAGGACAACCGAATACTAAGACTTTAATTACTTCAATTGTTTCTTTGGCATAAAGTAAGATCTGAGAGACACTTTATTTGATTTTTGTATGAAAAAGTAAATTATCTCTGACACCTTAAACAGTACCTGCAAAATTATATGTGACCTCTTAACTTGAAGATCTCAGTAAATACTAAATCATTTAATCATGATATGAACATATATAGCAATTCCAATAATTAAAAAATAGTTTTGACTTCTCAAAGCACATGTATGGCATCAAAATTAATCACGTCAATCTAACTACTGTGTTAATAGTACGAATAGATATTGTATTATATTCATATTAAGAAGAAATAAGCTTCACATTACTATCTATCAAACATCCCAATGACAAAAATGATACTGTATACAGCCAACGACTGAGTTTGACCATTCGACAGCCCACCTTAGCACTGTCACTGTAGTATGAATACCAAAATTCATAAATGCAGTCGCTATGAACTTGATAACTACATACTATCATTACATAATCGAAGATAATTTTGCTAAAACTGATGTTAGCATTCATGCTGCATAAGTTTGAGCACGAACTAGAACATCAAAAACTTCTAGTGAACTCAACAAAAGAAAAGGACAAATGCACACCAATGAAATTGAAGTACTCACCTGTTAAATCAATTCAAATCCAAAAGAAAAAAGACATTTCTGATTTATTGATTGGATCTTGGAACTCCACGATCGGATTTACACTCCAGAAATTCTGCCTTTGGGGAGCTTTGGTACCACAGAGGCTTTTAGAAGAAAAAGATTGGGCAGAGAGAGCAATAATGTTTTAGGGGAATAAAAAAGTAAATGCATCACAAGCATGCAAAAATAGTGTGGCAAATATGTGTGTGTCTAGACCTCTGGAGAAGAACGACCGTTGGATGGCTTTAGATGCGAGATGAACGGTTGGAGATGTTTCCCAAGTCCTTTTTGCCGACTATATATGCCGACGCAAGGCATATATATGGTGAGATGTAATTGAAGTTTTGAagattcttaatttttttttttcagataaaTTAATATGAATGTTTAATTAAAGAATTACGTAGTTGACAACTAGAGcttatatatttaatataaaactaCAGTTAGTTAACAATTATGACTTGGTATAACGTTACAAACTCATGATCAGTATGGAACTCAATTATAGACGGAATCTATAGAACTTTTTTTTCCGACAAGACTTTTCAAGTAAAAATTTGTATGTCGATAAATGCACACAGCCAAAATTCGCACATGCCCATATTCCTATAATAAAGcaaaaacaatatatttttataacatTCTTCTAAACTCTATCTTCATATTCACACAACCCAAAAAAACCTATTTCTTATATATTTAAATATGTTATATTATACAAAATTCTTcattcataataacaataatgaagattatatatatacatagagaGAACCGCCcacttgaaattaaaaaaaatagagatcttgatATTCAACTTAGCTACATATTTTTTATTTGTCGCTCTAACGTTTCAGCGTACTGGCAGCAACGAAGTAtacctaatcataaatgattatatggctgagagatataatcatatatgattgtacatgcttatatatatatatatatatatatatatatatatatatatatatatatatatatatatatatatatatatatatatagggttaggttattttgtttttactatctattgtgtgcccgtatgactgattctagaccaatcattttagttattttaaaaaagtaattaatgcatattacatgttgaagatataataggtattaattacatcttcagcatttaatatgcattaattattttcttaaaataactaaaatgattggtccagaatcaatcatacgggcacacaatagatagtgaaaacatttgaacctaactctctctctctctctctttctctctctctttctctctctctctctctctctctctctctctctctctatatatatatatatatatatatatatatatatataggaataaaCATTTCTATTTAAACTAAAAATCCAAATAAAGTTCATATTACAAACACATATTACAAATACACATTACATAAGAACTATTCTAATCAGAATCTTCCTCATATCCTTCAGTATCTTCTTCAGTATCATAATCAGAATCAGTGTCATCATAATCAATCTCGCAATCAGAAACATCATTGACTCTACCAGTTGGCGGAGGAACTTCAGATGCACATTCTACATCAATAATGACTCtaggaatgttttgaaagtacatgCTAAAATCGATAAAAAGTGGAGCATCGGATGAAGAGATATTTTGAAGTACATCGACATCGTCTACATTTTCGTGTGAGACATTGTCAACATTTTGAGCAAGGTCATCGTTCGATGGTAGATCCCAAATACTTCGATGATTAACATGTTTGACAACACACCGATGGTTATTGTTTGGCTCTCTGATGTAGAACACTTGTTTGGCTTGTGAAACATATATGAGTTGATCATCTTTGTATGCTTCGCGTCGTGTGtcgataaaatatatatataagtttttaaaaaattttataattttttttgtgttttttttttcaattataataataatttatttttattttttttcaattatagcatcctttAACCTATTTTTATGGTAACCGTTTATTATTGGTTATAAAAATATAACCTTATAAATTAATTTGAAGActataagttaactatataacttattggttaattaatttggagttagcttaggtaaaaactagaaactttctagtttttgtatataagtttttaaacaattttataattttttttgtttttttttaaattataacaataattttttttttcaattatagcatcctacttataccaaaaccacatacttttacataatacataagaggaTGAAATTCACATAATTTTACATACATATACCACACATACTAGTATATATATTTTTCGAATTTATTTTGTCAGAATGAgagaatgtcaaccataaactagtaaatacattccgaaagaatatagaaaatcgattcttgaactaataatataccaaataattacattgtatgattatgattcattgaataataacaaacattatgaaagaataacaagtataattcttaaaaaataacaacattcttaaacaatgagtgtgatcattatttaattcattcttcaagcttttcccatcaggtcttcaagccattcttcaagccatttctatcTGAAATTCATTGCCAAGTAATTcgtagtgatacacttgtaacaactgcacattaaacatacaaataattaactacaattctatcagaatacaacaataatattcttacaaaataaactattcttgtagaatggttttgaatattcttaaagaattaacTACAACCATAGCCATAAACCACCATTCTTCTCTTATACTTTCAAACATATGCAAttcaacaattattattattattatttctcctTATAAAAAGGAACATGTCAATTAAATATGTTACCTTGTTCAAAAGGGCAATGGGTAGGATCTTCACCAAAATATAATGCCAATGCATCAACATTTCTACCCTGCAACACAAACattataaaataatacaaaatatatataaagtttAATTCAAAGGGTTGTTCTTGATTCTTACCACCACAGAATACAAATTTGTTATGGACCCCACTTCCAACTCAGCAATGTTGATAAACTGATTAGGTGTCTAACAATGCAACAAAAAGAAATATTTGCATCAGATtgtagttttatataaaaaaaagataTCGACTTAGAAGAAATTGAGTAAAATATTTGTGTATTTACTTTATGAAAAACTTCATAGACAGGGCCATCGTTTGCTGAAGCATCTAGTTCTTGTATGACTTTTTCAAGACCCTTAATAATGGCCTGCATTTCTTCTGTTAAAGACTTCAATTGTATCTGCAAACAAGAAAAGCCTTTCATTTatcattttctttaaataaatctttattttttgagaaaataattttttttcttactgGCATTTCGTCATACAGTTGGAATGCATGATATGTATGTTGCATCGGTTATTAGGCAGCAATTGATAGACATCAGGGGAGGGTCAACAGCATGAGAAAAAATCGACAGCAGGAAAAATTTAACAAAATCTAACCTTAGCTGGGTGCGACTGTCTCCAATGTTATTCGTTGTGACAATCTTCATGTTCTTACCTCAAGCTGTAACAAATGGGATTCAATTGCTTTCCTGTATGCCTCAACAAGAGTATCATCTAATTAGTAATATCAAATGAAACATGTTTAGGGCTTCCTTTACACTCGATTATAGGGTTCTAAACTCTTGTACCGTTAAGATGTAGACCAAAATCGAAAACAGAGAAATTACCAATGGGAAAAACGACGACGATATGGTGCTTGTGGCTACTGTTGGGTGGAGATCGTCCGATGCAAATAGGACGGTGGTGGAAATGAGGAAAAAAATGTGAAAAGGGGGAGAATCGTGATCGGCAATGGCGGACTAGGGTTTTTAAGATGTAGAATGACGGGTTAGATGAACTAGTCAAAATTTCCATATAAAAAGATGCATAtattactattatacccttaaatgatttatttaattatttgttatttcttgaattctcatcggtgcatttaggcacacaataattgctaaaaacatttgaacctatctctctctctctctctctatatatatatatatatatatatatatatatatatatatatatatatatatatatatatatatatatatatatatatatatatatatatatatatatatatatatatatatatatatatatatatatatatatatatatatatatatatgtgtgtgtgtatgtgtgtgtgtattttcACAGAgtaagtaatcatatatgattatgacaCTTGGTGGCAGAAGAAGTAGTGTTGGCAGAGGTGGCGGTGGTATAAGTGACGGAGGTGACAATGATGAGATCGGGTGGTGGCAgaggtggtggtgatggcggtTGTGGGGGTGGGGATGGTGGTGAAAAAAAAGAAGGAACAGGCAGTagtatataattatttatgattataaccAACCCGCCGCGCTGGTCCGTCATAGGGTTAGAGTGTCAGGTGTGAAATATATGTCTACTAATTAATACTTGCGACATGTCAACCTATTGATTatgattttatattttaaattttccactctATCTACATTAAACTAATagcattaaaataaaattaatacaaattataaagtgatataatttcacatatttatttaaaatcaataattatagttttatataactaaaaaatctcctaattaataatttatttaaaataattgattaatagcTTTGAATTTTCACTATAACAGcttaattaattttgtagccgtggttcccacgggttataaactagtgtgtgtgtgtgtgtgtatatatatatatatatatatatatatatatatatatatatacatatatatatatatatatatatatatatatatatatatatatatatatattgaggttTAATAAATAATCATTATTAATTAAGGAACCAAGAAACCAATCTATTTTGAACTTTTAAAGTTTATTTTttatcaataaaaaaataaaaaatacggtaattcataactttttatctttttttcaATGTTATCAAATTCGataaaaaaatttacttttttcGTCAAAAACACTGTATGTAATGtgaacaaaagtacccactaattttataatttataacctaactcaCTTAACTAAATAAAATGCATCTagacagtgtacctagtcgaattatagaatagttgggtaagtcgggtgtcgattaCTAGCCCTATCAAAAATACctgatacccgaattacccgcccggttttttcgggtatcgggtaaatcGTGTATTGGGTAAATTTTTCCGGGTAATCGGGTTACCCGATTTTTTTTCGGATCGGGTAAAGGGTACatttttgggtttcgggtatacccgaattacccaaattattttaaattttttttttttgtagagcttgtactatatagcaggtatttgatcacgcttaaactaactgtcattattgtaaaacataaatatatttattatgacaCCACGACACTAACAATATTAAAAgtaatttttatatatcatcacgtTCTTTCAAACTTAACTGTTTTCTACATTATAGTTTTTATTGcaactaacaaactcattatcttgacGACACTTCAGAACATTGCAAAACTTATGGCTATATTTATCTTAagcattttaaacatttaaattaagatctttaggtatttgtttttttaacatcttattagattagattaagttGTTAAAAAATTACTTGATATCTCATGTACTATTGACTAAAAATTCTCAATGTTCAAAGCTTGAGTAACTTCGTTTATGTCtcatttgtttatataaacaagactaataaagcacgacgtatttattttattaaatttattttcaggtgaaattcaaaaaaaaaattatatatttcaggtaatacccgaattacccaaacccgacccaATACCCAAATTAGCcaaacccgaattacccaaatttagtttgggtagggtaacgggtaatttttctaacatgaaaaacccgaattacccgaaacccgaaaaaattACCCGTTCAACACCCCTATTGATTACAGGGAACGGTGTTGACTAATTAATTTatctactattaaattaacctaattttagAGCAAAgatggggttttatctgattttacaagaccaAATGAACTTAAGTCATAGAATTCAATCAATTAATTAATACACTCTTGTTTAATTCGAATCCACTTCCTCTTTATGGTTAGCTAActattatggattatcaagttggtcaccaaatattatattattagcaatttaagtccaaatttactaatatttgactaattcatgtaaaactatgcaTGGTCACACACAATCAAACACAAAACCAGTTATAGATTATGGGTAtcctatgtaagatttattatgctgtaacgtctgtgtttccgggcttgccatttttagcaatgtaatagtctaggttaacctttgtaacccgttttgaaataatataagtgtattatttgagtattaactgttttgtgcttaattgcttaattatgtggtttgattaattaagaataaaaataagcgtcaaaatttaagtgtaaaatgaacttaatatctttggttaatgttgtagtagttgaaacgaggtttccgaatatatatagaacgcccaaatctgacttcgtatgaggaagttatgatttatcgaagtttcgacttagcggtatgcagcctgaaatactcgatttgag encodes:
- the LOC111880132 gene encoding phosphatidylinositol 4-phosphate 5-kinase 8, which produces MSNLEIVLKEEDVYSGNVKGMIPHGRGTYKWKNGTVYEGCWEEGKMAGDGRITWSSGASYEGNFYGGYLHGFGTLTNPDGSTYIGSWRLNIQHGFGRKQYSNSDVYDGSWREGVHEGSGKYTWCNGDMYMGSWKGGLMCGRGVMKWLNGDLFDGNWSKGYRHGTGVYRFVDGNYYFGTWTNGLKDGLGMFYPAISIRSSSSGRLGKKKASKPHSIVRSISIKKPIKGLFRDMGRISNKKISVGVSSMESSAFNSTELLSHNLDEGESVDDYNSSNVVWEREYIQGVLVKERTKNNAKVLSKKEQQRIFLMEEMKRKSTLDIFESRKSNYMMLNLQLGIRYTVGKITPLTMREVRYSDFGEQARIRIYFPRKGSQSTPPHNSVDFYWKDYSFMVFRNLRELFKLDAADYMMSICGDDGLIELSSPGKSGSLFYRSHDDRFVIKTLRKSELKVLLKMLPSYYNHVQAHDNTMITKFYGIHEITPRGGKKVQFVVMGNMFYTDLRIHRHYDLKGSYYGRNTNTYNIIEATTLKDLDLTYKFHMDKSLRDALFKQINLDCMFLESQQIIDYSLLLGLHFRAPEHLKSMLEPPDAYAFNRPQNTTDDGAIFRVDRTIQPTGLLLVTHEPDSVNTAPGPHSRGSTLKAFSVGDKEVDVLLPGTGRLRVQLGVNMPAQANHKVSHDISGSTEVELFEVYDVVLYLGIIDILQEYNTRKKIEHAYKSVLHDPMSISVAPPKFYSNRFFKFLEKVFPSNN